In a single window of the Rhodopirellula bahusiensis genome:
- a CDS encoding peptidase associated/transthyretin-like domain-containing protein, producing MLKRRRMAVAEIGQCLGLVLLLGLIGGCGGKKPDNGMVPVSGVLEVDGQPAVGVVIELHPQSNAPTLAKGITSDGGRFEISTLTQGDGVKPGTYDVTFVWSEFNIVTRSQEGDRLNGHYAKPDKSSVQWIVPEGDAWDAGTVELSSKK from the coding sequence TTGTTGAAACGAAGAAGGATGGCAGTGGCGGAGATTGGGCAATGCTTGGGTTTGGTTCTGCTGCTCGGTTTGATTGGCGGATGCGGTGGCAAAAAGCCGGACAACGGAATGGTTCCGGTCAGCGGTGTGTTGGAAGTGGATGGCCAGCCCGCAGTAGGGGTCGTGATTGAGCTGCACCCTCAATCGAATGCACCCACGCTAGCGAAGGGCATCACGTCCGATGGCGGTCGCTTCGAAATCAGCACGCTGACGCAAGGCGATGGTGTGAAGCCAGGAACGTATGACGTGACGTTTGTTTGGAGTGAATTCAACATCGTCACGCGTTCGCAAGAAGGCGATCGGTTGAACGGCCACTACGCGAAACCGGACAAGTCGTCGGTGCAGTGGATCGTGCCCGAAGGCGACGCTTGGGATGCCGGCACGGTCGAGCTATCCAGCAAGAAGTAG
- a CDS encoding DUF1559 family PulG-like putative transporter encodes MRRTTLRIDVDDCGIGPTAQPVVNSRLGFTLVELLVVIAIIGMLVGLLLPAVQAAREAARRTDCGNRSRQLALAIHNYHSAYRKLPRAWWLETPPKSFNGSNWMMAILPQLEQQGLYDQIDRSILPVDQLSPDNVAALQTPMSLFVCPSSPGGIESRRYLFDSNPAGLPFTATNLAPADFSPTTGVRGTYANFAYGATLSGGREGALQVVSPIFGGDQDGRFADILDGLSHTTLFGERTGGNVVYSAGREDPVATAALIGVEGGGWGDLLNGEHWLQGSLRSGLSWPPVGGPCAINCTNARGFGFHSFHAGGCHFAFADGSIRFINTSIEPLVFSSNVTRRGREVIAQDGI; translated from the coding sequence ATGAGACGAACGACATTGCGAATTGACGTGGACGATTGCGGAATTGGCCCGACGGCACAGCCGGTTGTGAATTCGCGACTTGGATTCACGCTGGTCGAATTGTTAGTTGTCATCGCGATCATCGGAATGTTGGTGGGGCTGTTGTTGCCTGCGGTCCAGGCGGCGCGCGAGGCGGCACGACGAACAGATTGCGGCAACCGGTCACGACAACTCGCGCTGGCGATTCACAATTACCACTCGGCGTACCGAAAATTGCCGCGAGCTTGGTGGCTGGAGACTCCGCCAAAGTCATTCAATGGCAGCAACTGGATGATGGCGATCTTGCCGCAGTTGGAACAGCAGGGTTTGTACGACCAGATTGATCGAAGCATCTTGCCGGTTGATCAGTTGAGCCCGGACAATGTGGCGGCTTTGCAGACGCCGATGTCGTTGTTTGTGTGCCCTTCGTCACCGGGCGGGATCGAATCGCGACGTTACTTGTTTGATTCCAATCCTGCTGGATTGCCGTTCACCGCGACAAACTTGGCACCGGCTGATTTCTCACCGACCACCGGCGTGCGTGGTACGTATGCCAATTTCGCTTACGGGGCGACACTGAGCGGCGGTCGCGAAGGCGCACTTCAGGTCGTCAGCCCGATCTTTGGTGGAGATCAAGATGGCCGGTTTGCTGACATCTTGGATGGCTTGTCTCACACAACTTTGTTCGGTGAACGCACCGGTGGAAACGTGGTCTACAGCGCCGGTCGCGAAGATCCGGTGGCGACCGCTGCTCTGATCGGAGTGGAAGGCGGCGGTTGGGGCGATTTGCTCAACGGCGAACATTGGTTGCAAGGTTCTTTACGAAGTGGATTGAGTTGGCCGCCAGTTGGTGGGCCCTGTGCGATCAATTGCACCAACGCTCGCGGGTTTGGTTTCCATAGCTTTCACGCGGGAGGCTGCCACTTTGCGTTTGCTGATGGATCCATTCGCTTCATCAACACCAGTATCGAACCGCTCGTTTTTTCCTCGAATGTCACACGACGTGGACGGGAAGTGATTGCCCAAGATGGAATTTAG
- a CDS encoding PhoX family protein, which yields MTDRNRRQFLSDNFSALGTFGVTAALTGLGQRVVHGEQPSHSSGLRPTSDETTGLPLLRLPEGFQYRSFGWTGDIMGDGTPTPAAHDGMGVIASDGDVLTLCRNHEIGDDGRSIAFKSGHAYDSRAQAGCTELRFDSAKGEWLDSRVVFSGTSRNCAGGVTPWGTWLTAEETVLGPLDADHYKEDKVRTFEKTHGWVFEVGHTDDDGNPVPLKDMGRFVHEAVAIDRNSGIVYLTEDRSTSGFYRFLPNTPGKLADGGRLEMAEIVGQSDLRGGFQDGAEFDVRWHLIDDPTLAHSPESLKNVSKEGEVGDELGCFKQGQAKGGSAFSRLEGCWFGNGVVYFDATSGGAAKAGQIWQFDPKQQTLKLLFESPSKPTLNMPDNLCVSPQGGLVLCEDNDYGANEYPQRAFTLSQDGKLKLLAENNVQLHGEKNGFRGDYRTKEWAGATFSPDGKWLFINLQSPGITCAITGPWKDAFA from the coding sequence GTGACCGATCGCAATCGTCGACAATTCTTAAGCGACAACTTTTCTGCCCTGGGTACCTTTGGCGTGACCGCGGCGCTGACAGGATTGGGGCAACGCGTTGTCCATGGCGAACAACCGAGTCATTCCAGTGGCTTGCGTCCCACTTCGGATGAAACGACGGGGCTGCCGTTGCTTCGCCTGCCGGAAGGATTTCAGTACCGCTCGTTTGGTTGGACGGGTGACATCATGGGCGATGGAACGCCAACTCCAGCGGCGCACGACGGCATGGGCGTGATCGCCAGCGATGGCGATGTGTTGACTCTTTGCCGAAACCACGAGATCGGCGACGACGGTCGATCGATCGCGTTCAAATCGGGGCATGCGTACGACAGCCGAGCTCAAGCCGGTTGCACCGAACTGCGATTTGACAGTGCCAAGGGTGAATGGCTTGACAGTCGCGTGGTGTTTTCAGGAACCAGTCGCAACTGTGCTGGTGGCGTGACTCCGTGGGGAACGTGGTTGACCGCCGAAGAAACCGTGCTGGGGCCTTTGGATGCCGACCACTACAAAGAAGACAAGGTTCGTACTTTCGAAAAGACTCATGGTTGGGTCTTCGAAGTTGGGCACACCGATGACGATGGCAATCCGGTTCCACTGAAAGACATGGGACGCTTCGTTCACGAGGCGGTCGCGATCGACCGGAACAGCGGCATCGTTTATCTCACCGAAGATCGTTCCACATCCGGCTTCTATCGCTTCTTGCCAAACACCCCTGGGAAGTTGGCAGACGGTGGACGCTTGGAAATGGCCGAGATCGTTGGCCAATCGGATTTACGTGGCGGCTTCCAAGATGGAGCTGAGTTTGATGTGCGTTGGCACTTGATCGACGACCCGACATTGGCTCACAGTCCTGAGTCATTGAAGAACGTTTCCAAGGAAGGCGAAGTTGGGGACGAGTTGGGTTGTTTCAAACAGGGGCAAGCCAAAGGCGGATCCGCTTTTTCTCGTTTGGAAGGATGCTGGTTTGGAAACGGCGTTGTTTACTTTGACGCAACGAGTGGCGGTGCGGCGAAGGCCGGACAGATCTGGCAGTTCGATCCGAAGCAGCAAACGTTGAAGTTGTTGTTTGAATCACCCAGCAAGCCGACGTTGAATATGCCCGACAATCTGTGTGTAAGTCCTCAAGGCGGTTTGGTGCTGTGCGAGGACAACGACTACGGAGCCAACGAATACCCGCAACGTGCTTTTACTCTGTCGCAAGATGGGAAGTTGAAGTTGTTGGCTGAGAACAACGTTCAGCTTCACGGCGAAAAGAACGGCTTCCGAGGTGACTACCGAACCAAAGAGTGGGCCGGAGCGACGTTCAGCCCCGATGGAAAATGGTTGTTCATCAACTTGCAAAGTCCCGGTATCACCTGCGCCATCACAGGACCTTGGAAAGACGCTTTCGCCTGA
- a CDS encoding alkaline phosphatase D family protein, whose product MSQPSITDRVSTAAWNRRRFLAFSGTLPAYVMSAQHAWADSKVSFSSDPFSLGVASGEPDHRGMVLWTRLAPSPLLPDGGMPAQTVEVKWEVATDDSMRNVVASGTHLATPQLGHSVHVELNQLESDRWYWYRFRCGDAESPIGRTRTMPLPHQLPDQVRFAVTSCQNYEQGLFTAYEQMANDDVDLVFHLGDYIYEYEAGRNGKVRTHHGSEIMSLGDYRVRHAQYRSDPLLQNMHAQCPWWVTWDDHEFDNNCACDISEESGIDSLSFLTRRANAYQAYYEMMPLRLRQIPRGSDMRLYRSAQFGRLAEFSILDTRQYRTDQPNGDRKSPLNEAALDPTQSMLGTKQRGWLSRNLIRSTATWNVLAQQVMMGMVNRSGDPDNQQYSMDQWPGYAHERMDLLNYIRDRQVSNPVVLTGDIHSNWANELRVDDRQTEQSLVATEFVATSLSSGGNGLDKPKNLDALLAENACVKWHNAERGYIRCDVTPESWKSDYMVVDDVLKPGGKTFARNSFVVESGSPKLNQA is encoded by the coding sequence ATGTCACAACCCTCCATCACCGATCGCGTTTCTACTGCCGCCTGGAATCGCCGACGTTTCCTCGCGTTCTCCGGCACGCTTCCCGCCTACGTGATGTCGGCCCAGCATGCTTGGGCGGATTCCAAGGTTTCCTTCTCGAGCGATCCATTCAGCTTGGGCGTTGCCTCGGGCGAGCCCGATCATCGCGGCATGGTGCTTTGGACTCGGTTGGCGCCTTCGCCGTTGCTTCCCGATGGCGGCATGCCCGCCCAAACCGTTGAAGTGAAATGGGAAGTCGCCACGGATGATTCCATGCGAAACGTGGTCGCATCCGGCACTCACTTGGCCACGCCTCAACTAGGTCACTCCGTCCACGTCGAACTGAACCAACTCGAGTCGGATCGATGGTACTGGTATCGATTCCGATGTGGCGATGCCGAAAGCCCCATCGGTCGCACACGGACCATGCCGCTGCCGCATCAATTGCCCGATCAAGTTCGCTTTGCCGTTACGTCCTGCCAAAACTACGAACAGGGTCTCTTCACCGCCTACGAACAAATGGCCAACGACGATGTCGACTTGGTCTTTCACTTGGGCGACTACATCTATGAATACGAAGCCGGTCGCAACGGCAAGGTCCGCACGCACCACGGATCCGAAATCATGTCGCTTGGTGACTACCGCGTCCGCCACGCTCAATACCGATCCGATCCGTTGCTGCAAAACATGCACGCTCAGTGCCCATGGTGGGTCACCTGGGACGATCACGAATTTGACAACAACTGTGCCTGCGATATTTCAGAAGAGTCTGGCATCGACTCGCTCTCTTTCCTGACGCGTCGTGCCAACGCCTACCAAGCGTATTACGAAATGATGCCGCTTCGATTGCGTCAGATTCCTCGCGGAAGCGACATGCGTTTGTATCGATCGGCTCAATTTGGACGCTTGGCGGAGTTCTCGATTTTGGACACACGCCAATACCGAACCGATCAACCCAACGGCGATCGCAAGAGCCCGCTCAATGAGGCTGCCTTGGATCCAACTCAATCGATGCTGGGAACAAAGCAACGCGGATGGTTGTCTCGCAATCTGATTCGATCGACCGCGACATGGAACGTGCTGGCCCAACAAGTCATGATGGGAATGGTCAATCGTTCGGGCGATCCGGACAACCAGCAGTACTCCATGGATCAGTGGCCCGGTTACGCACATGAGCGAATGGATTTGCTGAACTACATCCGCGACCGACAAGTCAGCAACCCGGTCGTCCTAACCGGCGACATCCACTCCAACTGGGCCAACGAACTTCGCGTCGACGATCGCCAAACGGAACAAAGCCTCGTCGCCACCGAGTTCGTCGCCACGTCGCTTTCAAGTGGCGGCAACGGCCTGGACAAACCCAAGAACCTCGACGCGTTGCTGGCCGAAAACGCTTGCGTCAAATGGCACAACGCCGAGCGTGGCTACATCCGCTGCGATGTCACGCCCGAGAGTTGGAAGTCCGACTACATGGTCGTGGACGATGTGTTGAAACCGGGCGGCAAAACGTTCGCTCGCAATTCATTCGTCGTCGAATCGGGTTCCCCAAAGCTGAACCAAGCCTGA
- a CDS encoding PVC-type heme-binding CxxCH protein, with product MFASACSLSHADDNSSDESSAPDVITTVTDNETQQTKRVRPEYLQPVPVEGDVAPVSLPLKPTQGETIAFLGNGLASRMELFNSFETALYQQFPDKELTFRNMGFPGHTPAYRPEAGKKDPWAFPGAEKFRPEIQGHFGEGHYPKPDEWLTIVKANTIVAFFGFNESFDGMDGVENFKNELRAFVDHTLSRSYERDASKPPRLVLATPIAMEQHPEFNLPNAEDRNAILKAYADAIGAVADEKHIGFLDLYTPTLDWFQTSNEPLTINGVHLSDAGYAKLAPVIMQQLFGADSGVAPTDSLLHAAVQDKAWFWRNDFRMLNGVHAYGRRWAPYGNFNYPEEIEKIRQMTVLRDQNVWAIAQGKSSTIEVDDTITRPLTSVETNFRMSEKNGNPDYLKAEEEALKTFTLPEGYEVSMFASEQDFPNLGNPAQMRFDNKGRLWVSTLPSYPHYKPGDSKPNDMILIYEDTDGDGRADKETVFADGLHMPIGFELAPEGVYLSQEPFLVLLKDTDGDDHADKMEYLLDGFDPHDTHHAISAFDVDHGAGIYMCEGRFLHSQVETPWGPERMTDGGVWRFDPSSWKVERVMQSDVSNPWGVAHDEYGQTFVNDASGGSQYWMLGYSMKIPHSKEIPKVSKFNYEHHARPTSGSEFLYSRHFPDEVQGDYMYANTIGFLGIKQYKTVEDGVEIKGKFRQDLIQSSDGNFRPCDLEVAPDGSLYFIDWHNTLIGHMQHSARDPVRNSEYGRIYRITHSDRDLVEPPTVADAEIEQLFENMKLHELNARKRSHLELRGRDKQTVINAAMKFASDNADNERLVLEALWATWGHQEPSTELINQCLKAEDHRVRSAAVRVVRHCLHLLDQPETYLLTAATDEHARVRLEALSAGSWLGGKRGAEVLLTVASQKTDRWIRNALNSAMPLLKGDVEQLIEGKQFDPENLLVEYKQLLASKLEGAAKPKNYRTKSNKFKNKEFAKTYALGQQVFFEEGSCYACHRDNGEGIVRIYPPLAGSEWVNGDSERLIKLTLHGIWGKIRVRGKVFEPTQGVPPMTAIGNMFSDAEIAAALTYVRNSWGNDASEIKPDEVKSIRAATEDRQRFYSPEELIEMHPFPEGSRPEMVEDEPATNQLENELLAESLSDLVRDATEKGDAVRGAGYFYGSKTACATCHDVSEGYQLGPQLTKSRDDITHEHLLESILKPSEKILEGYQTVNVITVDGAILSGFLVEETDDKITLSIAADQGKPRTIPIDDVEDVLESQNSTMPPGLVNMLKDRQEFLDLAKFIFEVNEGGTKKLNQLKKKAKIKN from the coding sequence TTGTTCGCAAGCGCATGCTCGCTGTCTCACGCAGATGACAACTCGAGTGACGAATCTTCCGCACCGGATGTCATCACGACCGTTACCGACAATGAGACTCAACAGACCAAACGAGTCCGTCCGGAATACCTGCAACCCGTTCCTGTCGAAGGCGACGTCGCCCCCGTTTCATTGCCACTGAAACCAACGCAAGGCGAAACGATCGCTTTTCTTGGCAACGGTTTGGCTTCGCGAATGGAGCTGTTCAATTCGTTTGAGACGGCTCTCTACCAACAGTTCCCCGACAAAGAACTGACGTTCCGCAACATGGGCTTCCCCGGCCACACGCCGGCCTATCGCCCCGAAGCGGGCAAGAAAGACCCGTGGGCGTTTCCCGGTGCGGAGAAGTTCCGACCTGAAATCCAAGGTCACTTCGGTGAGGGGCATTATCCCAAACCGGACGAATGGTTGACCATTGTCAAAGCCAACACAATCGTCGCTTTCTTTGGCTTCAATGAGTCCTTCGACGGGATGGACGGAGTCGAAAACTTCAAGAACGAACTGCGTGCCTTTGTCGATCACACCCTTTCGCGATCCTACGAACGTGACGCATCCAAACCACCCCGTTTGGTTCTCGCGACTCCAATCGCGATGGAGCAGCACCCCGAATTCAATCTTCCCAATGCGGAAGATCGAAACGCCATTTTGAAGGCGTATGCGGATGCCATTGGTGCAGTCGCCGATGAAAAACACATCGGGTTCCTCGACCTCTACACACCGACTTTGGATTGGTTCCAAACCTCCAATGAGCCATTGACGATCAACGGCGTGCACCTCTCGGACGCCGGTTACGCGAAACTCGCCCCGGTCATCATGCAGCAATTGTTTGGTGCCGACTCAGGTGTCGCACCAACCGATTCGCTGTTGCACGCGGCCGTCCAAGACAAAGCGTGGTTCTGGCGAAATGACTTCCGCATGCTCAACGGTGTTCACGCTTACGGCCGCCGCTGGGCTCCCTACGGCAACTTCAACTACCCCGAAGAAATCGAAAAGATCCGTCAGATGACGGTTCTGCGAGACCAAAACGTTTGGGCAATCGCGCAGGGCAAATCGTCCACAATCGAAGTGGATGACACGATCACGCGACCGCTCACTTCAGTTGAAACCAACTTCCGAATGAGCGAAAAGAACGGCAACCCGGACTACCTCAAAGCTGAAGAAGAAGCCCTCAAGACATTCACGTTGCCCGAAGGCTACGAAGTCTCGATGTTTGCTTCCGAGCAAGATTTCCCAAACCTGGGCAACCCTGCCCAGATGCGTTTCGACAACAAAGGTCGCCTGTGGGTTTCAACACTGCCGAGTTACCCGCACTACAAACCAGGTGACTCAAAACCCAACGACATGATCCTCATTTACGAGGACACCGATGGCGACGGACGAGCCGACAAGGAAACGGTCTTTGCCGATGGCTTGCACATGCCGATCGGTTTCGAACTGGCTCCCGAAGGCGTTTACCTTTCACAAGAACCTTTCTTGGTTCTGCTGAAGGACACCGATGGAGACGACCACGCCGACAAGATGGAATACTTGCTCGACGGCTTCGATCCGCACGACACTCACCATGCCATCTCAGCATTTGATGTTGACCACGGTGCCGGCATTTACATGTGCGAAGGTCGTTTCCTGCACTCGCAAGTCGAAACGCCCTGGGGTCCCGAACGCATGACCGACGGAGGCGTCTGGCGTTTCGATCCAAGCTCTTGGAAAGTCGAACGCGTCATGCAGTCCGATGTTTCCAACCCGTGGGGCGTCGCTCACGACGAATATGGTCAAACGTTCGTCAACGATGCCTCCGGCGGTTCGCAGTACTGGATGCTCGGTTACTCGATGAAGATCCCGCACTCGAAGGAAATCCCAAAGGTTTCGAAGTTCAACTACGAACACCACGCTCGTCCCACTTCCGGTTCTGAATTCCTCTACAGCCGTCACTTCCCCGATGAAGTCCAAGGCGACTACATGTACGCCAACACAATTGGCTTCCTGGGAATCAAGCAGTACAAGACGGTGGAAGACGGCGTTGAAATCAAAGGCAAATTCCGCCAAGACTTGATCCAGTCTTCCGATGGCAACTTCCGTCCTTGTGACCTGGAAGTCGCTCCCGACGGAAGCCTATACTTCATCGATTGGCACAACACGCTGATCGGTCACATGCAACACAGCGCTCGTGACCCGGTGCGGAACTCAGAGTACGGCCGCATCTATCGCATCACTCATTCGGACCGCGATCTGGTCGAACCACCAACGGTTGCCGACGCCGAAATCGAGCAACTGTTCGAGAACATGAAATTGCACGAGCTCAACGCTCGCAAACGTTCGCATCTCGAACTGCGTGGACGCGACAAACAAACGGTCATCAACGCCGCGATGAAGTTCGCCAGCGACAACGCTGACAACGAACGCTTGGTTCTCGAAGCTCTTTGGGCAACCTGGGGTCACCAAGAACCATCCACCGAGTTGATCAATCAGTGCCTAAAAGCTGAAGACCACCGCGTCCGCTCCGCAGCGGTTCGAGTGGTTCGTCACTGCCTGCACCTGCTCGATCAACCTGAGACATACTTGTTGACCGCCGCCACCGACGAACACGCGCGTGTTCGCCTAGAAGCTCTCTCGGCCGGTTCATGGTTGGGTGGCAAACGCGGAGCGGAAGTGTTGCTCACGGTCGCCTCCCAGAAAACGGATCGCTGGATTCGCAACGCTCTCAACAGTGCCATGCCGCTGCTCAAAGGAGACGTCGAACAGTTGATCGAAGGCAAACAATTTGATCCTGAAAACTTGTTGGTGGAATACAAACAGTTGCTCGCCAGCAAATTGGAAGGCGCCGCCAAACCCAAGAACTATCGAACCAAGTCGAACAAGTTCAAGAACAAGGAATTCGCGAAGACCTACGCTCTGGGTCAACAAGTCTTCTTTGAAGAAGGATCTTGTTACGCCTGCCACCGTGACAACGGCGAAGGCATCGTTCGGATCTACCCGCCACTGGCTGGTAGTGAATGGGTCAACGGCGATTCTGAGCGTCTGATCAAACTCACGCTGCACGGCATCTGGGGAAAAATTCGCGTTCGCGGCAAGGTCTTTGAACCAACCCAAGGCGTGCCACCGATGACCGCGATCGGGAACATGTTCTCCGATGCAGAAATCGCCGCCGCATTGACGTACGTCCGAAACAGCTGGGGCAATGACGCCAGCGAAATCAAACCGGACGAGGTGAAAAGCATTCGCGCCGCGACCGAAGATCGTCAACGCTTCTACAGCCCTGAAGAACTGATCGAAATGCATCCGTTCCCCGAAGGCAGTCGTCCCGAGATGGTGGAAGACGAACCCGCCACCAACCAGCTCGAAAACGAACTCCTCGCGGAATCACTCAGCGATCTCGTTCGTGACGCAACTGAAAAAGGCGACGCCGTTCGAGGCGCCGGTTACTTCTATGGTTCCAAGACCGCTTGTGCGACGTGCCACGATGTCAGCGAAGGCTACCAGCTTGGCCCTCAGCTCACCAAATCACGTGATGACATCACGCACGAGCACTTGCTCGAGTCCATTCTGAAACCATCCGAGAAGATCCTGGAAGGCTACCAAACCGTGAACGTGATCACGGTCGACGGTGCCATCCTGTCGGGCTTCTTGGTCGAAGAAACGGACGACAAGATCACGCTCAGCATCGCAGCCGATCAGGGCAAACCCCGCACCATTCCAATCGATGATGTGGAAGACGTGCTCGAGTCACAAAACTCGACCATGCCGCCCGGACTCGTCAACATGCTGAAGGATCGACAAGAGTTCTTGGACCTCGCCAAGTTCATCTTCGAAGTCAACGAAGGCGGCACGAAGAAGCTGAACCAGTTGAAGAAGAAAGCGAAGATCAAAAACTGA
- a CDS encoding sialidase family protein gives MILHRQGDHDCHTFRIPGIARSNTGTLLAVYDMRYDSRRDLQGHMDIGLSRSTDGGKTWSAPRPIMDMGTHGGLPKDQNGCSDPNILVDTHTGEIIVTAVWTHGKPGTHQWRGNGSEPGLDIETSTQFLAVRSTDDGQTWSSPENWTKQLKDPKWYLFAPAPGNGITMTDRTLVIPTQGRDQTGLPFSNLIYSRDHGKTWTVSSPARSDTTECAVAELADGSLMLNMRDNQNRKDKSDTNGRAISVTSDLGQTWTVHPSDHGALPEPVCMASLIAHSLPDGRRVLFFSNPNHKTRRANMTVRANLDDGATWPSKRQVVLDTEGGAYSSLVMVDDKTLGILYESSRADLDFQTISLDEFGL, from the coding sequence GTGATCCTTCACCGCCAAGGCGATCACGATTGCCACACATTTCGCATCCCCGGTATCGCTCGTTCCAACACCGGCACTTTGCTGGCGGTTTACGACATGCGTTACGACAGTCGCCGCGATCTCCAAGGCCACATGGACATCGGACTTTCGCGATCCACTGATGGCGGAAAGACTTGGTCCGCTCCACGTCCGATCATGGACATGGGCACCCACGGAGGATTGCCCAAGGACCAAAACGGATGCTCCGACCCCAATATCTTGGTCGACACGCACACCGGAGAAATCATCGTCACCGCGGTCTGGACACACGGCAAACCAGGCACGCATCAATGGCGTGGCAATGGATCAGAACCGGGACTGGACATTGAAACCTCCACCCAATTCTTAGCGGTGCGTTCCACCGACGACGGACAAACGTGGTCGTCCCCCGAGAACTGGACCAAGCAACTCAAGGATCCCAAGTGGTACTTGTTCGCTCCCGCGCCAGGCAACGGAATCACCATGACCGACCGCACGCTGGTGATTCCAACACAAGGCCGCGACCAAACCGGACTTCCGTTTTCCAATCTCATCTACTCGCGTGATCACGGAAAGACATGGACGGTCTCGTCTCCTGCACGCTCCGATACAACCGAGTGCGCTGTGGCTGAGTTGGCCGATGGTTCGTTGATGTTGAACATGCGAGACAACCAAAATCGCAAAGACAAATCTGATACCAACGGACGAGCCATCAGCGTGACGAGCGACTTGGGCCAGACCTGGACAGTTCACCCCAGCGACCACGGCGCCCTGCCTGAACCTGTCTGCATGGCCAGCCTGATCGCACACTCATTGCCCGATGGTCGCCGCGTCCTGTTCTTCAGCAACCCGAACCACAAAACTCGGCGTGCCAACATGACTGTCCGAGCAAACCTCGATGACGGTGCAACCTGGCCGTCAAAGCGACAAGTCGTCTTGGACACGGAAGGCGGAGCCTACAGCTCGCTCGTGATGGTCGACGACAAAACCCTCGGCATCCTCTACGAATCTTCGCGAGCGGACCTGGATTTCCAAACCATCTCACTCGACGAGTTCGGTTTGTGA